In one Anaerobacillus sp. CMMVII genomic region, the following are encoded:
- a CDS encoding cell division protein FtsQ/DivIB, whose translation MDQKKVITLEDRIPKLRIQRKQRSNRRLIFYLSFFFVLLLTVIYFQSSLSDVKNIRIDGNRYVSDETIITVSGLNERTSFWGVNKELIEGKLRELHEINDVMIERIFPNTLQIKVNEYARVAYLVVDGKNHPILESGMILEEEKAVKRFPTDAPLLIGWSIDEELAEMAAELSNLPESLIHRISEIYFTPVPEDPLRITLYMNDGFKVSSTVRHFSQKIASYPAIIKELDPNIKGIIHMKMNPYFEQFDNEEEQEIESEG comes from the coding sequence ATGGATCAAAAAAAGGTGATAACCCTTGAAGATCGAATTCCAAAGCTTAGAATTCAACGAAAACAACGCTCAAATAGACGGCTAATATTCTATCTTTCATTCTTTTTCGTATTATTACTTACAGTTATCTATTTCCAATCATCATTAAGTGATGTTAAGAATATACGAATTGATGGCAATCGTTATGTATCTGATGAGACAATTATTACTGTTAGTGGGCTTAACGAAAGGACAAGCTTTTGGGGAGTTAATAAGGAATTGATAGAGGGGAAATTAAGAGAGTTGCACGAAATCAACGATGTCATGATTGAGCGCATATTTCCGAATACTCTGCAAATTAAAGTGAATGAATATGCAAGAGTAGCGTACTTAGTTGTAGATGGGAAAAACCATCCAATCTTGGAGTCGGGTATGATACTTGAGGAGGAAAAGGCTGTCAAGCGCTTTCCTACAGACGCGCCTTTATTAATTGGATGGAGTATAGATGAGGAATTAGCAGAAATGGCGGCAGAATTAAGTAATTTACCTGAGAGTTTAATTCATCGAATTTCAGAAATTTATTTCACACCTGTACCAGAAGATCCTTTAAGAATTACTCTCTACATGAATGATGGCTTTAAGGTTAGTTCGACTGTGCGACATTTTTCTCAAAAAATTGCTTCTTATCCCGCAATTATTAAGGAATTAGATCCAAATATTAAAGGGATTATCCATATGAAAATGAATCCTTATTTCGAACAATTTGATAATGAGGAGGAACAAGAAATTGAAAGTGAAGGGTAA
- the murB gene encoding UDP-N-acetylmuramate dehydrogenase — protein MERLLKRLEEANVGLLKENELLANHTTWKIGGPAEVLVIPKDIEGLITTLQLANESKVPVFIIGRGSNLLISDEGIKGVVIKISDAIDHLEINGEEVRVGAGFSLIKLATLLSKQGLSGLEFAGGIPGSVGGAVFMNAGAHKSDISNILQKARVLYPDGTVKWYSNTEMEFSYRTSRLQRDHGICLEAIFLLQKGNREEIIAEIQKNKQYRKTTQPWDYPCCGSVFRNPLPHHAGKLIEDAGLKGYTVGGAQVSTMHANFIVNVGGAKASDVLNLIDHIKKEVYRKFQVEMETEVELVGN, from the coding sequence ATGGAGCGACTTCTTAAAAGGCTAGAAGAAGCTAATGTCGGCCTATTAAAGGAAAATGAGCTTTTGGCTAACCATACAACATGGAAAATTGGCGGCCCAGCCGAGGTTTTAGTTATTCCTAAAGATATTGAGGGTTTAATTACTACCCTTCAGCTCGCAAATGAAAGTAAAGTACCCGTTTTTATAATTGGTCGGGGATCAAACCTTTTGATTTCAGACGAAGGGATTAAAGGGGTAGTTATTAAGATTAGCGATGCTATCGACCATTTAGAAATAAATGGAGAAGAAGTTAGGGTGGGGGCAGGTTTCTCTTTAATTAAACTTGCTACCCTATTAAGTAAGCAGGGATTATCCGGCTTAGAGTTTGCAGGAGGCATTCCCGGTTCGGTTGGTGGTGCTGTTTTCATGAATGCTGGTGCACATAAATCGGATATTTCAAACATATTACAAAAGGCTAGAGTTCTTTATCCTGATGGTACTGTGAAATGGTATAGTAACACAGAGATGGAGTTTTCCTATCGAACTTCTAGACTACAAAGAGATCACGGTATTTGTTTAGAAGCCATTTTCCTTTTGCAGAAAGGAAACAGAGAAGAAATAATTGCTGAAATTCAAAAGAATAAGCAATATCGGAAAACTACTCAACCTTGGGACTATCCATGCTGTGGGAGTGTTTTCCGTAATCCTCTCCCTCATCATGCTGGAAAGCTAATTGAAGATGCAGGATTAAAAGGATACACAGTCGGTGGAGCTCAGGTTTCAACAATGCACGCCAATTTTATTGTGAACGTTGGCGGTGCAAAAGCAAGTGATGTATTAAATCTAATAGATCATATTAAAAAAGAAGTATATCGAAAATTTCAAGTTGAGATGGAAACTGAAGTAGAATTAGTTGGAAATTGA
- the murG gene encoding undecaprenyldiphospho-muramoylpentapeptide beta-N-acetylglucosaminyltransferase, with translation MKVIVSGGGTGGHIYPALALIKEIKKTEPNAEFLYIGTEKGLESTLVKREKIPFKTINITGFKRKLSLDNVKTIIRFFQGVSRSKQLIKEFKPDIVIGTGGYVCGPVVYAAAKLKIATIVHEQNSVPGLTNKFLSKYVDKVAISFKESQSFFPKEKVVYTGNPRATEAAIVAEKDRLTEMGLNRHKKTVLIVGGSRGARPINEAFLNVLKEAATRDYQFLYVTGEVHYDNVMAKVEEQGNPANMRIEPFIHNMPEVLKNVDLIVARAGATTLAEITAIGLPSILIPSPYVTNNHQEKNARALSDHGAAVLKLEKEMSGDILLKEIDNILLNEANWQQMHKAALKQGMPEAGKNMYELMKQLT, from the coding sequence ATGAAAGTTATTGTTAGTGGTGGCGGGACAGGTGGACATATTTATCCTGCATTAGCTCTTATTAAAGAAATTAAGAAAACAGAACCAAATGCGGAGTTTTTATATATAGGAACAGAAAAGGGGCTAGAAAGCACGTTAGTAAAAAGGGAAAAAATTCCCTTTAAGACTATTAATATTACCGGATTTAAACGGAAATTGTCACTTGATAATGTAAAGACAATCATCCGGTTTTTTCAAGGTGTTTCCCGCTCAAAGCAATTAATCAAGGAGTTTAAACCAGACATTGTTATTGGAACTGGAGGTTATGTTTGTGGGCCTGTTGTTTATGCAGCAGCAAAATTAAAGATTGCAACGATTGTTCATGAACAAAATAGTGTCCCCGGTTTAACAAATAAATTTTTAAGCAAATACGTCGATAAAGTAGCTATTTCGTTTAAGGAATCACAATCCTTTTTCCCAAAAGAGAAAGTTGTATATACTGGTAACCCTAGGGCAACTGAAGCAGCAATCGTGGCTGAAAAAGATCGTTTAACTGAGATGGGGTTAAATAGACATAAAAAAACAGTCTTAATAGTTGGTGGTAGTAGAGGTGCTAGACCAATTAATGAGGCTTTCTTAAATGTTTTAAAGGAAGCAGCAACTAGAGACTATCAATTTTTATATGTTACTGGAGAAGTGCATTATGACAATGTTATGGCAAAAGTAGAGGAGCAAGGCAACCCAGCTAATATGAGAATTGAACCATTCATTCATAATATGCCAGAAGTCCTTAAAAATGTTGATTTAATTGTCGCACGTGCAGGGGCTACAACTTTAGCCGAGATAACTGCCATCGGCTTGCCAAGTATATTAATTCCGAGTCCGTATGTAACGAATAATCACCAAGAGAAAAATGCTAGAGCTTTAAGTGATCATGGTGCTGCGGTTCTTAAATTAGAAAAAGAAATGTCAGGAGACATTTTGTTAAAGGAAATCGACAATATATTACTTAATGAAGCGAATTGGCAACAAATGCATAAAGCTGCTTTAAAACAAGGTATGCCAGAAGCAGGAAAAAACATGTATGAATTAATGAAGCAACTTACTTAA
- the murD gene encoding UDP-N-acetylmuramoyl-L-alanine--D-glutamate ligase, producing MKNTTYFNGKVILVVGLAKSGLAAGKLLHKLGAEVIVNDYKPLAENPQALELQELGIEVICGGHPLEIMDRKFDLVVKNPGIPYSNPLIQKALEKGISVVTEIEIASIISEAEMIAITGSNGKTTTTTLIYEMLKESKRVPLLAGNIGTVSCEVAENATAENILVTEVSSFQLMGTREFHPKIAVFLNLFDAHLDYHGTRNDYGLAKAKIFENLTSVDFCVVNEDDLEVMMLSEKALGTKVLFSVKKKVENGAYIENNCIYFQNEEIISLEKVVLPGAHNLENILAAICAAKLAGATTSQIVEVLSTFAGVKHRTQFVTEINDRKFYNDSKATNMLATKVAITAFTQPVILLAGGLDRGNEFDELIPDLKKLKGIVLYGETAPKLERAAVKAGLTFIKIVNNVTEAVNLAYQYSESGDVILLSPACASWDQFKTFEERGETFIEAVYKLAK from the coding sequence ATGAAGAATACTACGTATTTTAACGGTAAAGTAATTCTGGTTGTTGGCCTAGCTAAAAGTGGTTTAGCTGCTGGTAAGCTTTTACATAAGCTTGGAGCTGAAGTAATTGTCAATGATTACAAGCCATTAGCAGAAAACCCACAGGCTCTTGAACTTCAAGAACTTGGTATTGAGGTGATCTGTGGCGGACACCCTTTAGAAATTATGGATAGAAAATTTGATTTAGTTGTAAAAAACCCAGGAATTCCTTATTCTAACCCTTTAATTCAAAAAGCGTTGGAAAAAGGAATTTCTGTCGTGACAGAAATTGAAATAGCTTCAATCATATCAGAAGCTGAAATGATCGCAATAACTGGTTCAAATGGTAAAACAACCACAACAACTCTTATTTACGAAATGCTAAAGGAAAGCAAAAGAGTTCCTTTACTCGCAGGAAATATTGGTACAGTTTCTTGTGAAGTTGCAGAAAATGCAACGGCTGAGAATATTCTTGTTACAGAAGTTTCAAGTTTTCAGCTAATGGGCACTAGAGAGTTTCACCCGAAAATTGCCGTTTTCTTAAATTTATTTGATGCTCACCTAGACTATCATGGAACGAGAAACGATTATGGATTAGCTAAAGCAAAAATCTTTGAAAACCTAACTTCAGTAGATTTCTGTGTCGTAAATGAAGATGATCTAGAAGTTATGATGCTATCTGAAAAAGCATTAGGTACAAAAGTTCTCTTCTCTGTTAAGAAAAAAGTCGAGAATGGAGCTTATATTGAAAATAATTGTATTTATTTCCAAAACGAAGAAATCATTTCATTAGAAAAAGTTGTTCTTCCTGGTGCTCATAATTTAGAAAATATTTTAGCTGCTATTTGTGCTGCCAAGTTAGCTGGCGCTACTACTTCACAAATTGTTGAAGTGCTTTCCACCTTTGCAGGTGTAAAACATCGAACCCAATTTGTAACAGAGATTAATGATCGGAAATTCTATAATGATTCTAAAGCAACAAATATGTTAGCAACAAAGGTTGCTATTACAGCTTTCACGCAACCTGTAATTCTTCTTGCAGGTGGTTTAGATCGTGGAAATGAATTTGATGAATTAATTCCTGACTTAAAAAAGTTAAAAGGAATCGTTCTATATGGTGAAACTGCACCGAAGCTTGAACGAGCAGCCGTGAAAGCAGGGTTGACATTTATCAAAATCGTTAATAATGTTACCGAAGCAGTGAATTTGGCTTATCAGTATTCTGAGAGTGGCGACGTCATATTACTTTCACCCGCGTGTGCTAGTTGGGACCAATTTAAAACATTTGAAGAAAGAGGAGAGACCTTTATTGAAGCAGTTTATAAATTAGCAAAATAA
- the mraY gene encoding phospho-N-acetylmuramoyl-pentapeptide-transferase yields MPEKLMVITLVVSFLISVILSPIIIPFLRRLKFGQSIREEGPKSHQKKSGTPTMGGVMILFSIVITTLIMVGQFDSLSTEIYLLLLVTVGFGLLGFLDDFIKVVLKRNLGLTSKQKLVGQLIIATIFYIVIKQLNFSTVIAIPGTDVGIDIGVLYLVLIVVMLVGASNAVNLTDGLDGLLAGTAAIAFGAFAIIAFSAEQMDIAMFCAAVVGGVLGFLVFNAHPAKVFMGDTGSLALGGAIAAVAILTKMEILLVIIGGVFVIETLSVIIQVISFKTTGKRVFKMSPLHHHYELSGWSEWRVVVTFWLVGLVFAVLGIYLEVWM; encoded by the coding sequence ATGCCTGAGAAATTAATGGTTATTACACTAGTTGTTTCATTTTTAATATCAGTGATATTGTCTCCGATAATTATTCCCTTTTTAAGGAGATTGAAATTTGGTCAAAGTATAAGGGAAGAAGGACCTAAATCTCACCAAAAAAAGAGTGGTACGCCTACAATGGGTGGAGTTATGATTTTGTTTTCAATTGTCATTACGACATTGATTATGGTGGGACAATTTGACAGTCTTTCAACGGAGATTTATTTGTTGCTATTGGTAACAGTTGGTTTTGGTCTTTTAGGATTTTTAGATGATTTTATAAAGGTAGTCTTAAAACGAAATCTAGGTCTAACTTCAAAACAAAAATTAGTTGGTCAGTTAATTATCGCTACTATCTTTTATATCGTGATTAAACAGTTAAACTTTTCAACCGTAATAGCGATTCCTGGAACAGATGTAGGTATCGATATTGGAGTATTATATTTAGTATTAATCGTTGTCATGCTTGTCGGTGCTTCTAATGCCGTCAACTTAACAGACGGCTTAGATGGTTTGCTTGCCGGAACAGCGGCTATCGCTTTTGGAGCATTTGCAATTATTGCCTTTAGTGCAGAACAAATGGATATTGCTATGTTTTGCGCGGCGGTGGTTGGTGGCGTGCTAGGATTTTTAGTTTTTAATGCTCACCCCGCAAAAGTATTTATGGGAGATACTGGTTCTCTCGCTTTAGGTGGAGCGATTGCTGCAGTAGCTATTTTAACAAAAATGGAAATTTTACTGGTGATTATTGGTGGCGTTTTTGTAATTGAAACCCTTTCTGTTATCATTCAAGTAATTTCCTTTAAGACTACAGGGAAACGTGTATTTAAAATGAGCCCCCTGCATCACCATTATGAATTGTCTGGATGGTCTGAATGGCGTGTAGTCGTTACTTTTTGGCTAGTTGGGCTAGTATTTGCAGTACTAGGAATTTACTTAGAGGTGTGGATGTAG
- the murF gene encoding UDP-N-acetylmuramoyl-tripeptide--D-alanyl-D-alanine ligase yields MSFNIHLVKEIALNCHGTVDEDMRIDEVFIDSRNAVENGLFIPIIGERFDGHSFLQGAIEKGAIAALWEDGKKLPDGLDESFPIFYVKDTLKALEQLAKKYLQKIAPKVIGVTGSNGKTTTKDLIDAVLSTSFKTHKTAGNYNNHIGLPLTILAMPTDCEVAILEMGMNNFGEISHLSNLAKPDLAIITNIGESHIEQLGSREGIAKAKLEIVDGLKDKGVLIIDGDEPLLTNKDHLSVLTCGYGSANDFQITNVDQSADVTNFSINNQEQYTLNLLGKHNIKNSTYAIAVGKYLGINEHRIQIGLENCVLTGMRMEKKQGINNSTIINDAYNSSPTSMKAAIETIKQLHGFKKRILVLGDMYELGEDERELHRSVANVISSPITHLFTVGELGKWIAEALLEHNNDKIVVSSYKTKEDVKENLLPLLDNGSIVLIKASRGMKLETITKDLYS; encoded by the coding sequence GTGAGCTTTAATATCCACTTAGTCAAAGAAATTGCACTAAATTGTCATGGTACTGTGGACGAGGATATGAGAATTGATGAAGTTTTTATTGATAGCCGAAACGCAGTGGAAAATGGTTTATTTATACCTATTATAGGTGAGCGTTTTGACGGACATTCTTTTTTACAGGGTGCGATTGAAAAGGGTGCAATTGCTGCTTTGTGGGAAGACGGAAAAAAACTACCTGATGGGTTGGATGAAAGCTTCCCAATATTTTATGTGAAGGATACCCTAAAGGCATTAGAGCAACTGGCAAAGAAGTACTTGCAAAAAATCGCACCTAAAGTGATTGGTGTTACAGGAAGTAATGGAAAAACAACTACGAAAGATCTAATTGATGCAGTTTTATCTACATCTTTTAAAACTCATAAAACAGCCGGAAACTACAATAATCACATTGGGTTGCCTTTGACGATTTTGGCTATGCCAACTGATTGTGAGGTTGCTATTCTTGAGATGGGTATGAATAACTTTGGTGAGATATCTCACTTAAGTAACCTAGCTAAGCCTGATTTGGCGATAATTACGAACATTGGTGAATCACATATCGAGCAATTGGGTAGTCGCGAGGGAATTGCCAAAGCGAAATTAGAAATTGTTGATGGGCTAAAAGATAAAGGCGTTTTGATTATCGATGGTGATGAACCTTTGTTAACCAACAAAGACCATTTATCCGTATTAACATGTGGTTATGGCAGTGCTAATGACTTTCAGATTACAAATGTAGACCAATCAGCCGATGTGACTAATTTTTCCATTAATAATCAGGAACAATATACCCTTAATTTACTAGGGAAGCATAATATTAAAAATTCAACATATGCAATAGCTGTAGGTAAATATTTAGGTATAAACGAGCATAGGATTCAAATAGGTTTAGAAAATTGTGTCCTAACTGGAATGAGAATGGAGAAAAAACAAGGAATTAATAACTCTACAATTATTAATGACGCATATAATTCTAGTCCTACATCGATGAAAGCGGCAATTGAAACCATAAAACAACTACATGGTTTTAAGAAAAGAATTCTAGTGCTTGGTGATATGTATGAGTTAGGGGAAGATGAGCGAGAGCTTCATCGCTCAGTAGCAAATGTAATTTCTTCACCAATTACTCATCTTTTCACAGTAGGTGAACTAGGAAAATGGATTGCGGAGGCATTATTAGAGCATAACAACGATAAAATAGTAGTAAGCTCGTATAAAACAAAAGAAGATGTAAAAGAAAATTTATTACCTTTATTGGATAATGGAAGTATCGTTCTTATTAAAGCTTCACGAGGAATGAAGTTAGAAACGATCACCAAAGACCTATATAGCTAG
- a CDS encoding UDP-N-acetylmuramoyl-L-alanyl-D-glutamate--2,6-diaminopimelate ligase produces MKKLDELISSLYEYKKTGSTNPTITSIEMDSRQVKDGSLFICVEGYTVDGHDYAVQAVENGAVAIISQKPLNVDIPVVLVKDTKRAMAIVANFFYDHPTTKLSLIGVTGTNGKTTTTHLIEKILNDTNKKTGLIGTMYMKIADETFDTKNTTPESLSLQQIFAEMVDRRVDTAIMEVSSHALHLGRVRGCDFNIAVFTNLTQDHLDYHETMEAYRNAKGLLFAQLGNTYSNQKLKIAVLNGDDPASLEYEKMTSAQVVTYGIDRECDVKATNIQITAQGTSFEVIAFGERTSVQLKMIGKFSVYNALAAMTVGLVENVPLSAIIDSLEEVEGVSGRFEPVDAGQSFTVIVDYAHTPDSLENVLNTVREFAKGEIHVVVGCGGDRDKTKRPLMAKIASELSDFVILTSDNPRSENPEQIIADMECGLTDASDHTSLVDRKQAIQFAIKQAKEHDVIVIAGKGHETYQIIGKETSFFDDRIVAREAIKEMLKGEL; encoded by the coding sequence ATGAAAAAACTAGATGAACTTATTAGCAGTTTATATGAATATAAAAAAACTGGCTCTACGAATCCTACTATTACGTCAATTGAAATGGACTCCCGGCAGGTGAAAGACGGAAGTCTATTTATTTGTGTTGAAGGATATACAGTAGATGGACACGATTACGCGGTGCAAGCTGTTGAGAATGGAGCGGTTGCTATTATCTCGCAAAAACCATTAAATGTAGATATTCCGGTTGTATTAGTTAAAGATACAAAGCGGGCAATGGCTATAGTCGCTAATTTCTTTTATGATCATCCGACAACAAAGTTAAGTCTAATTGGTGTGACAGGGACGAACGGGAAAACGACAACTACCCATCTAATCGAAAAGATATTGAATGATACGAACAAAAAAACTGGATTAATTGGCACGATGTATATGAAGATTGCTGATGAAACGTTTGATACAAAAAACACCACTCCGGAATCATTATCGTTACAACAAATTTTTGCTGAGATGGTTGACAGAAGAGTTGACACGGCCATTATGGAGGTATCAAGTCATGCGCTTCACCTAGGGAGGGTCAGGGGCTGTGATTTTAATATTGCCGTTTTTACAAATCTCACACAAGACCATCTTGATTACCATGAAACCATGGAAGCCTATCGAAATGCCAAAGGATTATTATTTGCTCAATTAGGAAATACCTATTCAAATCAAAAACTGAAAATAGCTGTTTTAAATGGAGATGATCCAGCTTCTCTTGAATACGAAAAAATGACTTCGGCACAAGTTGTTACATATGGAATTGATCGTGAATGCGACGTTAAAGCAACGAACATCCAAATTACTGCGCAAGGAACATCATTTGAGGTGATTGCTTTTGGTGAACGAACGTCTGTGCAATTAAAAATGATTGGCAAGTTTAGTGTCTATAATGCTCTAGCGGCAATGACAGTTGGTCTAGTTGAAAATGTCCCCTTATCAGCAATAATTGACTCATTAGAAGAAGTGGAAGGAGTCTCAGGTCGTTTTGAACCTGTTGATGCTGGACAAAGTTTTACGGTAATCGTCGATTATGCTCATACCCCAGATAGTTTAGAGAATGTTTTGAACACTGTACGTGAATTTGCAAAAGGAGAAATTCATGTTGTCGTCGGATGTGGTGGTGATCGTGACAAAACAAAACGACCACTAATGGCAAAGATTGCAAGCGAACTTAGTGATTTTGTGATATTAACTTCAGATAACCCACGAAGCGAAAATCCAGAGCAAATCATTGCCGATATGGAGTGTGGGTTAACAGATGCAAGTGATCACACGTCGCTTGTTGATCGTAAACAGGCTATTCAATTTGCTATAAAACAGGCGAAAGAACATGATGTAATTGTGATAGCAGGCAAAGGGCATGAGACATACCAAATCATCGGGAAAGAAACGAGCTTTTTTGATGATCGAATTGTAGCTCGTGAGGCGATAAAGGAGATGTTGAAAGGTGAGCTTTAA
- a CDS encoding stage V sporulation protein D, protein MRVSNVTVRRRLVFVLSFGLLFFFVIVLRLGYVQFALGNDLTDRAEDLWSRNIPFEANRGEILDRNGIPLATNVSAPSVLIVPRQIKNPAEDSQKLADVLRMDHTKVYGLLTKKESIVRINPEGRKISNQLANEVRALGIPGVYIAEDNKRHYPFGNYLSHVLGFAGIDNQGLTGIELYYDEKLSGQKGYVSFFSDAKGRRMPNLADEYTQPVDGLDLKLTIDTKVQTIIERELDIAEAIYKPDGAIAIAMNPNTGEILGMSSRPDYDPENFRNVPPEIYNQNKPVWMQYEPGSTFKIITLAAALEEGEVDLEKDTFNDPGFIEVSGHRLRCWKKGGHGHQTFLEVVQNSCNPGFVVLGERLGKDRLFDYIEKFGFGEKTGIDLQGEGKGILFNRDRVGPLEQATTAFGQGVAVTPLQQVTAVSAAINGGYLYTPFIAKEWIDPMTGETLDFTQPVTKRRVISDETSALVRYALENVVAKGTGKGAFVEGYRVGGKTGTAQKAQGGRYLENNHIVSFIGFAPADDPQIVVYVAIDNPKGTVQFGGVVAAPIVGKIIGDSLRAMGIEKRKDQIEKERIWSDQPLVVVPDLVGRTRREINESYYELKLDISGEGDIVLAQSPDPGLKVNQYSTIRILLGDKTVSED, encoded by the coding sequence GTGCGTGTTTCAAATGTTACTGTACGAAGACGTTTAGTTTTCGTGTTATCTTTCGGTTTATTATTCTTTTTTGTAATTGTGTTAAGACTGGGATATGTCCAATTTGCACTGGGAAATGATTTGACGGATCGAGCTGAGGATTTATGGAGTCGTAATATTCCATTTGAGGCAAATAGAGGTGAAATTCTAGATCGCAATGGAATTCCGTTAGCAACGAATGTTAGTGCACCATCAGTATTAATCGTACCAAGGCAAATTAAAAATCCTGCAGAGGACTCGCAAAAGTTAGCAGATGTTTTAAGGATGGATCATACGAAAGTTTACGGGTTACTTACCAAAAAGGAATCAATCGTCCGTATCAACCCAGAAGGTAGAAAAATTAGCAATCAGCTAGCAAATGAAGTTCGTGCCCTTGGTATCCCGGGTGTCTACATTGCTGAAGATAATAAGCGCCACTATCCTTTTGGGAATTATTTATCTCACGTTCTAGGTTTCGCGGGTATTGATAATCAGGGTTTAACAGGTATTGAACTTTATTATGATGAGAAGTTAAGTGGCCAAAAAGGCTATGTGTCCTTTTTTTCTGACGCCAAAGGACGCAGGATGCCAAATTTAGCAGATGAATACACACAACCAGTCGACGGTTTGGATCTGAAATTAACCATTGATACAAAGGTACAAACCATCATTGAACGGGAACTTGATATTGCAGAAGCTATTTATAAGCCAGACGGTGCAATTGCCATTGCGATGAACCCTAATACAGGTGAGATATTAGGTATGTCTAGCAGACCAGACTATGATCCAGAAAATTTCCGAAACGTTCCACCTGAAATTTATAATCAAAACAAACCGGTTTGGATGCAATACGAGCCAGGGTCGACGTTTAAAATTATTACCCTTGCGGCGGCACTTGAAGAAGGCGAGGTAGATCTTGAAAAGGATACATTTAATGATCCAGGTTTTATTGAGGTCTCAGGACATCGTCTTCGCTGTTGGAAAAAAGGCGGACATGGACATCAAACGTTTTTAGAAGTTGTTCAAAATTCATGTAACCCAGGTTTTGTTGTGTTGGGTGAGCGTTTAGGTAAAGATCGTTTGTTTGATTATATCGAAAAGTTTGGGTTTGGAGAAAAGACAGGTATTGATTTACAAGGTGAAGGTAAAGGGATATTATTTAATCGTGACCGTGTCGGCCCGCTTGAACAAGCAACTACAGCTTTTGGTCAAGGTGTGGCAGTAACTCCGCTCCAACAAGTTACTGCTGTTTCGGCAGCGATTAATGGAGGGTATTTGTACACTCCGTTTATAGCTAAGGAATGGATAGATCCAATGACAGGAGAAACACTAGATTTCACTCAACCAGTTACTAAGCGAAGAGTCATCTCAGATGAAACGAGTGCTTTAGTTCGTTATGCTCTTGAAAATGTTGTGGCCAAAGGTACCGGAAAAGGTGCATTTGTCGAAGGTTATCGTGTAGGTGGGAAAACGGGTACTGCCCAAAAAGCGCAAGGTGGTCGCTATTTAGAAAATAATCATATTGTATCATTTATTGGTTTTGCCCCTGCAGATGATCCTCAAATTGTCGTGTACGTTGCAATCGATAATCCAAAAGGGACAGTTCAATTTGGTGGTGTTGTGGCGGCGCCTATTGTTGGGAAAATCATTGGTGATAGCTTAAGGGCCATGGGAATAGAAAAGCGAAAAGATCAGATAGAGAAAGAACGAATTTGGTCTGATCAACCTTTAGTCGTTGTACCAGATTTAGTAGGAAGAACGAGACGAGAAATAAATGAATCCTATTATGAATTGAAATTAGATATTAGTGGTGAAGGAGACATAGTATTAGCACAATCCCCAGATCCGGGTCTAAAAGTAAATCAATATTCCACAATCCGAATATTACTAGGTGACAAAACGGTAAGTGAAGATTAA